Proteins encoded by one window of Arachis hypogaea cultivar Tifrunner chromosome 1, arahy.Tifrunner.gnm2.J5K5, whole genome shotgun sequence:
- the LOC112696376 gene encoding FCS-Like Zinc finger 14 → MLMLGKRPSPMIGKLSELLVSGGGRAAAVLLDTAATGSPRSPLDMKAQQSSPRGLKGYDLGGVGLKIVVALDNEELPKRTVCVPNLTRSKPIPVCSMRKPDGFQRVSPNENFDVGRSLEDYTYVTCHVPNKTFTKVYYDGGYSDVPRHVRCYNNNKGEELDAGVLRTPSSDFVEPSCEPVFPTSNFLSSCHLCRKKLDGKDIYMYRGEKGFCSPECRSRQMMMEERKELCRSEAVELSWEEQIFSTGILAL, encoded by the exons ATGTTGATGTTGGGGAAGAGGCCCAGCCCAATGATCGGAAAGTTGTCCGAATTATTGGTCTCCGGGGGAGGCCGTGCAGCCGCGGTGCTTCTAGACACCGCAGCAACCGGTAGCCCAAGAAGCCCCTTGGATATGAAAGCCCAGCAATCATCGCCAAGGGGCTTAAAGGGGTATGATCTCGGTGGTGTTGGTCTCAAAATTGTGGTGGCTCTTGATAACGAAGAGTTGCCCAAACGCACTGTTTGTGTCCCGAATCTGACCCGATCGAAGCCGATCCCGGTTTGTTCCATGAGAAAGCCAGATGGGTTCCAAAGGGTTTCTCCAAACGAGAATTTTGACGTGGGTAGAAGCTTGGAAGATTACACGTACGTGACATGCCACGTGCCTAACAAGACCTTCACTAAGGTGTACTATGATGGTGGTTATAGTGATGTTCCAAGACATGTACGGtgctacaacaacaacaaaggcgAAGAATTAGACGCTGGTGTTCTTAGAACCCCATCATCAGATTTTGTTGAACCTTCATGCGAACCAGTATTCCCCACATCAAATTTTCTGAGTTCATGCCATTTATGCAGAAAGAAACTTGATGGCAAAGACATATACATGTACAG AGGAGAGAAAGGGTTTTGTAGCCCAGAGTGTCGTTCAAGACAGATGATGATGGAGGAACGCAAAGAGCTTTGTAGATCAGAAGCTGTAGAACTGTCATGGGAAGAACAAATATTCTCAACCGGGATT